One region of Flavobacterium sp. KACC 22763 genomic DNA includes:
- a CDS encoding alpha/beta fold hydrolase — MENIPNPIIIQDFITESGATYHSIPLSFTLAGQPLHSAPIVLVNHALTGNSQVTGENGWWNDLIGEGKTIDTAVYTVLAFDIPGNGSNSFLIDNYLDFTARDIARIFIEGIKALQIEKLFAVIGGSVGGGIAWEILALAPNITENLIPIASDWKSTDWLIANCFLQEQILNNSSKPIEDARIHAMLCYRSPESFKEKFQRTINQDLLIFNIESWLAHHGKKLQKRFQLSSYKLMNQLLKTIDITRNSESFENLMSKTKASIHIVGINSDLFFTAKENVETYEELKKFKDNVFYSEIDSVHGHDAFLIEYKQLDHLLADIFKAETIKK; from the coding sequence TTGGAAAATATACCAAATCCCATTATAATTCAAGATTTCATCACAGAAAGTGGTGCAACTTATCATTCTATACCATTAAGTTTTACGCTTGCAGGACAACCGCTGCACAGCGCGCCTATTGTTTTGGTTAATCATGCTTTAACTGGAAATTCGCAAGTTACTGGCGAAAACGGCTGGTGGAATGACTTAATTGGCGAAGGTAAAACCATTGATACTGCTGTTTATACCGTTTTAGCCTTTGATATTCCTGGAAACGGAAGCAACTCTTTCTTAATCGATAACTATTTAGATTTTACAGCAAGAGACATTGCAAGAATTTTTATTGAAGGAATTAAAGCCTTACAAATTGAAAAGCTTTTTGCTGTTATTGGAGGTTCTGTAGGAGGCGGAATTGCGTGGGAAATCTTGGCATTAGCACCAAACATTACAGAAAACCTTATTCCGATTGCGAGCGACTGGAAATCGACAGACTGGCTTATCGCAAATTGCTTTTTGCAAGAGCAAATTCTAAATAATTCTTCAAAACCAATCGAAGATGCTAGAATTCACGCCATGCTTTGTTACCGTTCGCCAGAATCATTCAAAGAAAAATTCCAAAGAACCATCAATCAAGATCTTTTGATTTTTAATATAGAAAGCTGGCTGGCGCATCACGGAAAAAAATTGCAGAAAAGATTTCAGTTGTCTTCTTATAAATTAATGAATCAGTTGCTTAAAACAATTGATATTACTAGAAATAGTGAAAGTTTTGAAAACTTAATGTCTAAAACGAAAGCTTCAATTCATATTGTCGGAATCAATTCAGATTTGTTTTTTACAGCAAAAGAAAACGTAGAAACCTACGAAGAATTGAAGAAGTTTAAAGACAATGTTTTTTATAGCGAAATTGATTCGGTTCACGGACATGACGCTTTTTTAATCGAGTACAAACAATTAGATCATTTACTTGCCGACATTTTTAAGGCAGAAACAATAAAGAAATAA
- the thrA gene encoding bifunctional aspartate kinase/homoserine dehydrogenase I, whose product MKVLKFGGKSLANGEGLNKVVSIISDKVNQGEKIAVVVSARGNATDELEFILSIAAKNGSYKELLENFKKYQISDYPQVDLSEEFNVLDKLFEGVSLIGDYSKKIKDQILSKGELLSAKLLTAILLEKGIPANFVDTRDLLKTDSKFGDAQPLEQLSKKNVVNYFKEHNGETVNIVTGFIGSNNNNDTTTLGRNGSNYTASLIANYLNAEELQNFTHVDGIYTANPDLVADAKKIEYLSFNEANELANFGATILHAKTIIPLLEKNIPLRILNTFNHENRGTLITSDSSKEGIKTLSVLENVSLVNLEGRGLLGKAGVDARIFKVMGDHNISVSIISQGSSERGIGLVVATEKATLAMVELEKEFENDFYSKDVNQITVTDNVSVISIIGQDLSTFHKPYTALIKNKIVPILFNNTVTGKNVSLVVKKEELNKALNVIHGEIFGVSKKINIAIFGHGLVGGTLINQILESAAAIEKRKDIKLNVFAIANSKKLLLNKYGVNSNWKNDIATKGEAYTIKDIIAYANEHHLENLIAIDNTASATFVENYIPLVESSFDLISSNKVANTLTYGFYKELRKALAENQKNYLYETNVGAGLPLIDTIKLLHLSGENITKIKGVFSGTLSYLFNNFSAKDAPFSEILQEAIDNGYTEPDPREDLCGNDVGRKLLILARELDLQNEFEEISIQNLIPEHLREGSAADFLTKLKEFDPIYAKIKAEQQPNHVLRYIGELSGDLQNDKGNLEVKLVSVPSDTALGGLKGSDSFFEIYTESYGDRPIVIQGAGAGSAVTARGVFGDILRLSDKG is encoded by the coding sequence ATGAAAGTATTAAAATTTGGAGGTAAATCATTAGCAAACGGAGAAGGACTTAATAAAGTTGTTTCAATCATTTCTGATAAAGTAAATCAAGGTGAAAAAATTGCCGTTGTAGTATCTGCGCGTGGAAATGCGACAGATGAGCTTGAATTTATCTTAAGCATTGCGGCTAAAAATGGCAGTTACAAAGAATTATTAGAAAATTTCAAAAAATATCAAATATCAGATTATCCACAGGTTGATTTGTCTGAAGAGTTTAATGTCTTAGACAAACTTTTTGAAGGCGTAAGTTTAATTGGAGATTACAGCAAAAAAATCAAAGATCAGATTTTGTCAAAAGGTGAATTGCTTTCGGCTAAATTATTGACAGCAATTTTATTGGAAAAAGGAATTCCAGCCAATTTTGTGGATACAAGAGATCTGCTGAAAACCGATTCTAAATTTGGCGATGCACAGCCATTAGAACAGCTTTCAAAGAAAAACGTAGTAAATTATTTTAAAGAACATAACGGAGAAACGGTTAATATAGTTACAGGTTTCATTGGATCTAACAACAACAACGATACAACTACTTTAGGTAGAAATGGCAGTAACTATACCGCTTCGTTAATCGCCAATTATTTAAATGCTGAAGAACTGCAAAACTTCACGCACGTAGACGGAATCTACACAGCAAACCCAGATTTGGTTGCAGATGCTAAAAAAATCGAATATTTATCGTTTAATGAAGCAAATGAGCTGGCAAATTTTGGAGCTACAATTCTTCATGCAAAGACAATTATTCCTTTGTTAGAAAAGAATATTCCGTTACGTATTTTAAATACTTTCAACCACGAAAACCGCGGAACTTTAATTACATCGGATTCTTCTAAAGAAGGAATTAAAACACTTTCTGTATTAGAAAATGTCTCTCTTGTAAATCTTGAAGGACGCGGATTACTTGGAAAAGCTGGAGTTGATGCCCGAATTTTTAAAGTAATGGGAGATCACAATATCAGTGTGAGTATTATTTCTCAAGGCTCATCTGAAAGAGGAATCGGATTGGTTGTGGCAACTGAAAAAGCAACTCTTGCAATGGTTGAATTAGAAAAAGAGTTTGAAAATGACTTTTATTCTAAAGATGTAAATCAGATTACAGTAACAGACAATGTATCGGTAATATCGATTATCGGGCAAGATTTGAGTACTTTCCACAAACCATACACCGCTTTAATCAAAAACAAAATTGTTCCGATTTTATTCAACAACACCGTAACAGGTAAAAACGTGAGTTTAGTTGTTAAAAAAGAGGAATTAAACAAAGCTTTAAATGTTATTCACGGAGAGATTTTTGGAGTTTCAAAAAAGATCAACATTGCCATTTTCGGTCACGGATTAGTTGGAGGAACTTTAATCAATCAGATTTTAGAATCGGCTGCGGCAATTGAAAAACGTAAGGACATTAAACTGAATGTTTTCGCTATAGCGAATTCTAAAAAACTGCTTTTAAACAAATACGGAGTTAACAGCAATTGGAAAAACGATATTGCAACCAAAGGCGAAGCTTACACCATAAAAGATATTATTGCTTACGCAAATGAACATCATTTAGAAAACTTAATTGCGATTGACAATACGGCAAGTGCAACTTTCGTTGAAAATTATATTCCGCTTGTAGAAAGCAGTTTCGATTTGATTTCTTCAAATAAAGTGGCGAATACATTAACTTATGGTTTTTACAAAGAATTAAGAAAAGCTTTGGCAGAAAACCAAAAGAATTATTTATACGAAACCAATGTTGGTGCAGGATTGCCATTAATTGATACGATTAAATTGTTGCATCTTTCAGGAGAAAATATCACGAAAATCAAAGGAGTTTTCTCTGGAACATTAAGTTATTTATTCAATAATTTCTCTGCAAAAGATGCGCCTTTCAGCGAAATCTTGCAGGAAGCAATTGATAACGGATATACAGAACCAGATCCGCGTGAAGATTTATGCGGAAATGATGTTGGTAGAAAATTATTAATTTTAGCTAGAGAATTAGATTTGCAAAATGAGTTTGAGGAAATCTCAATTCAGAATTTAATTCCGGAACACTTACGTGAAGGAAGCGCTGCCGATTTCTTGACAAAATTAAAAGAGTTCGATCCAATTTATGCTAAAATAAAAGCAGAGCAACAGCCAAATCACGTTTTAAGATATATTGGTGAATTGTCTGGAGATTTGCAGAATGACAAAGGAAATTTAGAAGTAAAATTAGTTTCGGTACCTTCAGATACAGCTTTAGGCGGATTAAAAGGTTCAGATTCTTTCTTCGAAATTTATACAGAATCTTATGGAGATCGTCCAATCGTTATTCAGGGAGCTGGTGCAGGTTCTGCAGTGACGGCAAGAGGGGTTTTCGGAGATATTTTGAGATTGTCTGATAAAGGGTAA
- a CDS encoding OsmC family protein, producing MKVTLNRVNDAFHFKVKNERGHVVDVDSRAEFGGSDLGASPMELVLMGVAGCSAIDMISILKKQRQEITSFNAEVEGTRVQIEEAKPFKEIDVVFYLEGEINPEKAKKAAQLSFEKYCSVAKTVEPTATINYKVVLNNEAL from the coding sequence ATGAAAGTAACTTTAAACAGAGTAAATGACGCATTTCATTTCAAAGTAAAAAATGAACGCGGACACGTAGTTGACGTTGATAGCAGAGCCGAATTTGGCGGAAGCGATTTAGGTGCAAGTCCAATGGAATTGGTATTGATGGGAGTTGCGGGTTGTAGCGCTATTGATATGATTTCGATCTTAAAAAAACAGCGTCAGGAAATCACTTCTTTTAATGCTGAGGTTGAAGGAACACGAGTGCAAATCGAAGAGGCAAAACCTTTTAAAGAAATCGATGTGGTTTTCTATTTAGAAGGAGAAATCAATCCAGAAAAAGCAAAAAAAGCAGCACAACTTTCTTTTGAGAAATATTGTTCAGTTGCCAAAACGGTAGAACCGACAGCAACCATTAACTACAAAGTTGTCTTGAACAACGAAGCTTTATAA